A DNA window from Daucus carota subsp. sativus chromosome 3, DH1 v3.0, whole genome shotgun sequence contains the following coding sequences:
- the LOC108210407 gene encoding tetraspanin-18, with translation MRTPCCHSFLSFLLKFLHFLQTFAGISLILYSIYLLNQWNHHNSGPIAPAPGNSDGVRVKFGSLPGLDRVEPVRLFGESLAGVDGGKLNSVELPAPWFIYATMGLGIVLCSISCIGHIAAEVINGCCLCFYTILATLLILLEGALVAFIAIDRHWEKDIPYDPTGDVDNFRNFIEDNADICKWVGIAVLIVQALSLLLSLVLRSMVSTRPVEDDIEGDYDVRVRTREPLLNSHVGQASGSVKGDSDIWSSRMREKYGLNGSDPK, from the exons ATGAGAACCCCTTGTTGCCACTCATTCCTCTCGTTCCTTCTCAAATTCCTCCATTTTCTGCAGACATTCGCGGGAATTTCGCTGATTCTGTACTCAATTTACTTGCTCAATCAATGGAATCATCACAATTCGGGCCCAATTGCGCCGGCGCCGGGTAATTCTGACGGGGTTCGGGTAAAGTTCGGATCTTTACCGGGTCTTGATCGGGTCGAGCCGGTGAGGCTTTTCGGAGAGAGTCTCGCGGGCGTTGATGGAGGGAAATTGAATTCTGTGGAGCTTCCTGCTCCTTG GTTTATATATGCAACTATGGGATTGGGGATTGTGCTGTGTTCCATATCATGCATCGGTCATATCGCAGCTGAAGTAATCAATGGATGTTGCCTTTGTTTC TATACTATCTTAGCTACTTTGCTCATTCTGCTCGAAGGGGCCCTGGTAGCATTTATTGCCATTGATCGTCACTGGGAGAAG GATATTCCATATGACCCTACTGGAGATGTGGATAACTTTCGTAACTTCATCGAGGACAATGCTGATATATGTAAGTGGGTTGGCATTGCCGTACTTATAGTTCAG GCATTGTCCCTTCTTCTTTCCCTGGTTCTGCGATCCATGGTTTCTACTCGGCCGGTAGAGGATGACATTGAGGGAGATTATGATGTCAGGGTAAGAACTAGGGAACCACTTCTGAATTCACATGTCGGCCAGGCATCTGGATCAGTGAAGGGTGATTCAGATATATGGAGCTCAAGAATGAGGGAGAAG TATGGGTTGAATGGGAGTGATCCCAAGTAG